A window from Enterocloster bolteae encodes these proteins:
- a CDS encoding MBL fold metallo-hydrolase, giving the protein MEPGIRRAPNTQFFGKEAFSASNDTVIRWMGVGAAMVNCHGTCIMIDPMLKDAKMPMLIDFPITVEQIPYLDGILVTHIDRDHYSLPTCLAVHDRCKEFHTTQYVASEMQGDGINGIGHDIGGRFTIGPMHILVTPADHCWQNQDKRYKNKRLYVPEDYCGFYIDTPDGTFWDVGDSKLMDEQLRLPEPDMILFDFSDNEWHITLDGAYKLAAAYPNSELVLIHWGSVNRPDITACNANPMDLLENVINPGRVRIVAPGEPVKLKRISER; this is encoded by the coding sequence AGCATTTTCTGCAAGTAATGATACTGTTATCCGGTGGATGGGGGTTGGGGCGGCCATGGTGAACTGTCATGGCACATGTATAATGATTGACCCTATGTTAAAAGATGCAAAAATGCCGATGTTGATTGATTTTCCAATAACGGTTGAACAAATCCCATATTTAGATGGTATATTGGTCACGCATATAGACCGGGATCACTATAGTCTACCAACTTGTCTGGCAGTACATGATAGATGTAAGGAATTCCATACGACTCAGTATGTCGCGTCTGAGATGCAGGGTGACGGGATAAACGGAATTGGGCATGACATCGGCGGACGGTTTACAATTGGTCCAATGCATATTTTGGTGACTCCGGCGGATCATTGCTGGCAAAATCAGGATAAGAGATATAAGAATAAACGGCTTTATGTGCCGGAGGATTACTGTGGTTTTTACATAGACACGCCCGACGGCACCTTCTGGGATGTCGGTGACTCAAAGTTGATGGATGAACAGCTTCGCCTGCCTGAGCCTGACATGATATTGTTTGACTTTTCAGATAACGAATGGCATATCACATTGGACGGCGCGTACAAACTGGCAGCGGCGTACCCGAATTCGGAACTGGTGCTGATTCATTGGGGATCGGTGAACCGGCCTGATATTACAGCATGTAATGCAAATCCCATGGATTTATTAGAGAATGTCATTAATCCCGGCAGAGTTCGGATTGTTGCTCCGGGGGAGCCGGTCAAATTAAAAAGAATCAGCGAAAGATGA